GTCAGGTGCACCAGGCCGGGGGCCAGGACGACGCCCGTGATGTCCGACGGCTCATAGCGCGGGCCGCTCGCCGAGCCGCCCGGGTGGACGGGCAGCTGGGCGAGCATGTCCGCGCACGTGTAGCGCCGCCCCGAGGAGCCGACCTCGACGAACTCGGGGTCGAGGAGCCGCTCGAAGCGGGCGCGGGAGGAGCGGACGGTGGGGTCCATGAGCGC
This Streptomyces sp. NBC_00377 DNA region includes the following protein-coding sequences:
- a CDS encoding nuclear transport factor 2 family protein, coding for MDPTVRSSRARFERLLDPEFVEVGSSGRRYTCADMLAQLPVHPGGSASGPRYEPSDITGVVLAPGLVHLTYDTDFDGRRARRSSLWRKQSEETGWRMYYHQGTPVPPAAG